The Scyliorhinus canicula chromosome 13, sScyCan1.1, whole genome shotgun sequence genome contains a region encoding:
- the LOC119976292 gene encoding ras-related protein Rap-2b: MREYKVVVLGSGGVGKSALTVQFVTGSFIEKYDPTIEDFYRKEIEVDSSPSVLEILDTAGTEQFASMRDLYIKNGQGFILVYSLVNQQSFQDIRPMRDQIIRVKRYERVPMLLVGNKVDLEGEREVSFGEGKALADEWSCPFMETSAKNKTSVDELFAEIVRQMNYVSQPNGNDQCCSCVLL; encoded by the coding sequence ATGCGGGAGTACAAAGTGGTCGTCCTGGGCAGCGGCGGAGTGGGCAAGTCCGCCCTGACGGTGCAGTTCGTGACGGGCTCGTTCATTGAGAAGTACGACCCCACCATCGAGGACTTCTACAGGAAGGAGATCGAGGTGGACTCCTCGCCCTCGGTGCTGGAGATCCTGGACACGGCGGGAACCGAGCAGTTCGCCTCCATGCGCGACCTGTACATCAAGAACGGCCAGGGCTTCATCCTGGTGTACAGCCTGGTCAACCAGCAGTCCTTCCAGGACATCCGCCCCATGCGGGACCAGATCATCCGGGTGAAGCGCTACGAGAGGGTGCCTATGCTGCTGGTGGGCAACAAGGTGGACCTGGAGGGCGAGCGGGAGGTGTCGTTCGGCGAGGGCAAGGCGCTGGCCGACGAGTGGAGCTGCCCTTTCATGGAGACCTCGGCCAAAAATAAAACCTCTGTGGACGAACTCTTCGCCGAGATTGTGCGGCAGATGAACTATGTGTCTCAGCCCAATGGGAACGATCAGTGTTGCTCCTGTGTGCTGCTGTGA